A DNA window from Buttiauxella agrestis contains the following coding sequences:
- a CDS encoding phage tail protein I — translation MNSVRLLPVGSSPLELAAAKACAELTRVPVPLRQLWNPETCPAPLLPYLAWALSVDRWDETWPVDIKRGVIKAAKYLHKHKGTIGAIRRVVEPLGYLINVTEWWQTNDAPGTFRLDIGVLESGITEEMYYEMERLIADAKAASRHLTGLNIIQDIPGNLYTGGVSYDGDIITVYPG, via the coding sequence ATGAATAGCGTCCGCCTGTTGCCGGTGGGTTCATCACCGCTTGAGCTGGCGGCCGCGAAAGCCTGCGCGGAACTCACCCGTGTACCGGTGCCACTGCGTCAGCTCTGGAACCCGGAGACCTGTCCTGCGCCGCTGCTGCCGTATCTGGCCTGGGCGCTTTCCGTCGACCGCTGGGATGAAACGTGGCCGGTGGACATCAAGCGCGGCGTGATTAAGGCCGCCAAATACCTGCACAAGCATAAAGGGACAATTGGTGCCATCCGGCGCGTGGTGGAGCCGCTCGGCTACCTGATAAACGTCACCGAATGGTGGCAGACCAATGATGCACCCGGCACCTTTCGCCTCGACATTGGCGTGCTGGAAAGCGGCATCACAGAGGAGATGTATTACGAGATGGAGCGCCTGATTGCCGATGCAAAAGCGGCGAGTCGTCACCTGACCGGCCTGAACATTATTCAGGATATCCCCGGCAATCTGTACACCGGCGGCGTCAGCTATGACGGCGACATTATCACCGTTTACCCCGGATAA
- a CDS encoding baseplate assembly protein has protein sequence MATIDLSQLPAPDVVEVLDYETLLAERKATLISLYPEEEQEAIARTLSLESEPIVKLLEENAYRELLLRQRINESALAVMLAFSRENDLDVLGANNNVTRLVITPADDTAIPPVLAVMESDSDFRLRIQQSFEGLSVAGPVGAYQFHGRSADGRVADVSVISPSPACVTISVLSREGNGTASSELVNIVSLALNDENVRPVADRVTVQSAVIVDYEIDATLYLYPGPEMEPVRQAAEAKLKAYISAQHRLGRDIRKSAIYAALHVEGVQRVELAKPLADIVLDDTQASYCTDYRLVIGGSDE, from the coding sequence ATGGCAACCATTGACCTGAGCCAGTTACCCGCCCCGGATGTGGTCGAGGTGCTGGACTATGAAACCTTACTCGCCGAGCGCAAAGCGACGCTGATTTCCCTCTATCCCGAAGAGGAGCAGGAAGCGATCGCCCGCACGCTGTCGCTGGAGTCCGAGCCGATTGTGAAACTACTGGAGGAAAACGCCTATCGTGAGCTGCTGCTGCGCCAGCGCATCAACGAGTCGGCGCTGGCGGTGATGCTGGCATTTTCCAGGGAAAATGACCTCGATGTGCTTGGCGCAAATAATAACGTCACCCGCCTGGTCATTACGCCTGCCGATGACACCGCTATCCCGCCGGTGCTGGCCGTGATGGAATCCGACAGTGATTTCCGTCTGCGCATTCAGCAGTCCTTTGAAGGGCTGAGTGTCGCCGGTCCGGTCGGCGCGTATCAGTTTCATGGCCGCAGTGCCGACGGGCGTGTCGCGGATGTGTCGGTAATCAGCCCGTCACCCGCCTGCGTCACCATTTCCGTGTTGTCGCGTGAGGGCAACGGCACTGCCAGTAGCGAACTGGTGAATATCGTCAGTCTTGCCCTGAATGATGAGAACGTGCGCCCGGTGGCTGACCGAGTGACGGTGCAGTCAGCGGTCATTGTCGACTATGAAATCGACGCCACGCTTTACCTTTATCCCGGCCCGGAAATGGAGCCGGTCAGGCAGGCTGCCGAAGCGAAACTCAAGGCTTACATCAGTGCGCAGCACCGCCTCGGGCGCGATATTCGCAAGTCTGCCATTTATGCCGCCCTGCATGTGGAAGGCGTGCAGCGCGTCGAACTGGCAAAACCGCTGGCCGATATCGTGCTTGATGACACGCAGGCCTCGTACTGCACCGATTATCGCCTCGTTATCGGTGGCTCCGATGAATAG
- a CDS encoding GPW/gp25 family protein, translated as MTVRYLGMNRATGLSVSDSGHISQSVRDILITPIGSRVMRRDYGSLLSALIDQPDNPALRLQIMSACYMAILKWEPRIRLTAITFESTTAGTLFVDITGVRTGTGGASFSLTIPLS; from the coding sequence ATGACGGTGCGTTATCTCGGCATGAATCGTGCCACTGGTCTGAGTGTGTCCGATTCCGGACATATCAGTCAGAGCGTGCGCGACATTCTTATCACCCCCATTGGCTCACGCGTGATGCGCCGCGATTACGGTTCGCTGCTGTCGGCACTGATTGACCAGCCCGATAACCCGGCACTGCGCCTGCAAATTATGTCCGCCTGCTACATGGCAATCCTGAAATGGGAGCCACGCATCCGGCTGACGGCCATCACCTTTGAGAGCACCACCGCAGGCACATTATTTGTCGACATCACCGGCGTGCGCACCGGCACCGGTGGCGCGTCATTTTCCTTAACCATCCCCCTGAGCTGA
- a CDS encoding phage baseplate assembly protein V, whose translation MNTLSSLQEVARQMRNLIRTGIVTDVDTARALCRVETGGITTDWLHWLTPRAGRSRTWWAPSVGEQILVLAVGGELDTAFVLPGIYSDDHPAPSASADALHISFPDGAVMEYEPETGALTVSGIKTASVTASESVVVTVPVVTVKASQKITLDTPEVVCTSKLTTGTLEVKQGGRMSGNIEHSGGTFKSNGVQVDDHKHGGVERGGSRTEGTQ comes from the coding sequence ATGAATACTCTCTCATCACTCCAGGAAGTTGCGCGCCAGATGCGCAATCTTATCCGCACCGGCATCGTGACCGATGTCGATACCGCGCGGGCGTTATGTCGTGTTGAAACCGGCGGGATTACGACCGACTGGCTTCACTGGCTAACGCCCCGCGCCGGTCGCTCGCGTACATGGTGGGCACCGTCTGTCGGCGAGCAGATATTAGTGCTGGCGGTGGGCGGCGAGCTGGACACCGCTTTTGTCCTGCCGGGCATCTATTCCGATGACCACCCCGCGCCATCAGCCTCTGCTGACGCGCTGCATATTTCTTTCCCTGATGGTGCCGTGATGGAGTACGAACCGGAAACCGGCGCACTCACCGTATCAGGCATTAAAACCGCCTCGGTCACGGCGTCTGAATCTGTTGTCGTCACTGTGCCGGTGGTGACGGTTAAGGCCAGCCAGAAAATTACCCTCGATACGCCGGAAGTGGTCTGCACCAGTAAGCTCACCACCGGCACGCTGGAAGTTAAGCAAGGCGGCAGGATGAGCGGCAATATCGAGCACAGCGGCGGCACCTTTAAATCCAACGGTGTGCAGGTTGATGACCATAAGCACGGTGGCGTCGAGCGTGGCGGAAGCCGGACGGAGGGGACGCAATGA